From one Malus sylvestris chromosome 1, drMalSylv7.2, whole genome shotgun sequence genomic stretch:
- the LOC126633883 gene encoding protein ALP1-like: MGPIRGSRRKKKVDQNVLAASDSQTLECWWDGFSQRISGQSKSKGALKFESFFKISIKTFAYICSLVKEDMMARSTFCYSNNKPLCLNDQVAIALRRLSSGDSLCSIGECFGMNQSTVSHITWRFVEVMEEKALHHLSWPKEQGEMEEIKSKFEKICGLPNCCGAIDITHIMMTLPSADSSDDVWLDGQENCSMILQAIVDPDMRFRNIITGWPGSLSDDMVLKSSGFFMMSEEGDYLNGEKLVLSQGTEVREYVVGDSGFPLLPWLLTPYNRRGRLWEHESDFNKRIFATQMVAQRALVWLKETWKIIQGVMWKPDKNKLPRIILVCCILHNIVIDMEDKVQDEMPSSRHHDPGYQQQICESAADDMAFQLRENLSIYLAGRLSP, translated from the exons ATGGGACCGATCAGAGGGTccaggaggaagaagaaggttgaCCAGAATGTGTTAGCTGCTTCAGACTCTCAGACCCTGGAAtgttggtgggatggcttctctCAGAGAATTTCGG GTCAATCAAAATCTAAAGGCGCATTGAAATTTGAATCTTTCTTCAAAATTTCGATAAAGACATTCGCCTACATCTGTTCGCTTGTAAAGGAAGATATGATGGCCAGGTCAACCTTCTGCTACTCAAATAACAAGCCATTATGTCTGAATGACCAAGTTGCTATCGCTCTTAGGAGGCTCAGCTCGGGTGATTCATTGTGCAGCATCGGTGAATGCTTTGGCATGAACCAATCCACTGTTTCGCACATAACCTGGCGGTTTGTGGAAGTAATGGAAGAAAAAGCTCTGCACCATCTGTCATGGCCTAAAGAGCAGGGTGAAATGGAGGAGATAAAGTCCAAGTTTGAGAAAATTTGCGGCCTTCCAAATTGCTGCGGTGCAATTGACATCACACACATCATGATGACTCTGCCTTCAGCGGACTCATCAGATGATGTCTGGCTCGATGGCCAGGAAAACTGCAGCATGATCTTGCAGGCAATTGTTGATCCAGACATGAGGTTCCGTAACATAATCACAGGATGGCCAGGAAGTCTGAGTGATGACATGGTCCTTAAAAGCTCAGGTTTTTTCATGATGTCCGAAGAAGGAGATTACTTAAATGGGGAGAAGTTAGTGCTTTCACAAGGAACGGAAGTGAGAGAATACGTAGTAGGAGATTCCGGCTTTCCTCTCTTGCCGTGGCTTCTCACTCCTTACAACAGAAGAGGCCGCCTCTGGGAGCATGAGTCTGATTTCAACAAGCGGATTTTTGCAACGCAGATGGTGGCGCAAAGGGCGTTGGTGTGGCTGAAAGAGACGTGGAAGATAATTCAAGGCGTCATGTGGAAGCCGGATAAGAACAAGCTGCCGAGGATTATTCTTGTTTGCTGTATACTGCACAATATAGTGATTGATATGGAGGATAAGGTGCAAGATGAAATGCCATCGTCTCGCCATCATGATCCCGGTTACCAGCAACAAATTTGTGAATCTGCCGCTGACGATATGGCGTTTCAACTGAGAGAGAATCTCTCAATATACTTAGCCGGAAGATTGTCTCCCTGA
- the LOC126633940 gene encoding actin-depolymerizing factor 1-like, translating to MANARSGMAVHDECKIKFLELKAKRTYRFIVYKIEEKQNEVIVEKLGQPTDSYEDFSASLPANECRYAVYDFDYVTEENCRKSRIIFVAWSPDTAKVRSKMIYASSKDTFKRELDGIQMELQATDPTEVGLDVIRSRAN from the exons ATG GCGAACGCACGATCAGGGATGGCTGTACACGACGAGTGCAAGATAAAATTTTTAGAATTGAAGGCAAAAAGAACTTACCGCTTCATAGTTTACAAGATCGAGGAGAAGCAAAATGAGGTCATAGTGGAAAAGCTTGGCCAACCAACTGACAGCTATGAGGATTTCTCTGCAAGCCTCCCTGCTAACGAGTGCCGATACGCTGTTTATGACTTTGATTACGTGACGGAGGAGAACTGCCGGAAGAGCCGGATTATTTTCGTTGCTTG GTCCCCTGACACAGCGAAGGTGAGAAGCAAGATGATTTACGCGAGTTCAAAGGACACGTTTAAGAGAGAGTTGGACGGAATTCAGATGGAGTTGCAGGCTACTGATCCTACCGAAGTGGGTCTCGATGTTATTAGAAGCCGTGCTAATTGA